The following coding sequences lie in one Sphingobium sp. KCTC 72723 genomic window:
- a CDS encoding HpcH/HpaI aldolase/citrate lyase family protein has protein sequence MSTPIPSTPATLSIRMRSWLFAPGDSEKKMAKAADSAADIALFDLEDAVTTENKPLARRLVHDFLASRTAGHERLWVRVNPLDGPYTLLDLAAIMPARPGGIMLPKVYGRQDVERLDHYLSALEVANGIAEGSTPLIVLVTETAQAMFHTGDYKGAPRVVALTWGAEDLADSIGASCNRNADGSYGFTYELARSMCLLGAATAGVTAIETIQGDFRDLDGLKVRAEKVRRDGYRGMLAIHPAQVDVINTAFTPTQDEIDQAHEIVEIFEQNPGVGAIGYKGGMLDRPYLSRAKHLLQQVGQ, from the coding sequence ATGTCCACGCCCATCCCATCGACCCCGGCCACCCTCTCGATCAGGATGCGCTCCTGGCTGTTCGCGCCCGGCGACAGCGAAAAGAAGATGGCCAAGGCTGCCGACAGCGCCGCCGACATCGCGCTGTTCGATCTGGAAGATGCCGTCACGACCGAAAACAAGCCGCTCGCGCGCAGGCTCGTCCACGACTTTCTCGCCAGCCGCACGGCGGGCCATGAACGGCTCTGGGTCCGGGTCAATCCGCTCGACGGGCCTTATACGCTGCTGGATCTTGCCGCGATCATGCCCGCGCGGCCCGGCGGCATCATGCTGCCCAAAGTCTATGGGCGGCAGGATGTGGAGCGGCTCGACCATTATCTGTCCGCGCTCGAAGTCGCTAATGGCATTGCGGAAGGCTCCACCCCGCTGATCGTGCTGGTGACGGAAACTGCGCAGGCCATGTTCCACACCGGCGATTATAAAGGCGCGCCGCGCGTCGTCGCGCTGACCTGGGGGGCGGAGGATCTGGCCGACTCGATCGGCGCCAGCTGCAACCGTAATGCCGATGGCAGCTATGGCTTCACCTATGAACTGGCGCGCTCCATGTGCCTGCTGGGCGCGGCCACCGCTGGCGTCACCGCGATCGAAACGATTCAGGGCGATTTCCGCGATCTCGACGGCCTGAAAGTGCGCGCGGAAAAGGTGCGACGCGATGGCTATCGCGGGATGCTGGCAATTCACCCCGCGCAGGTGGACGTCATCAACACGGCCTTCACGCCGACGCAGGACGAAATTGATCAGGCGCACGAAATCGTTGAAATATTTGAACAAAATCCGGGCGTCGGCGCGATCGGCTATAAGGGCGGTATG
- a CDS encoding acyl-CoA dehydrogenase family protein yields MDFAFTDDQQNIRDAVLAQCGAFSDEYWLARDHDAQFPVDFYGAMAQAGWLGVAMPESVGGAGLGITEAAIMMQAVAQAGGGMTAASTIHGPVFSLEPIALFGTEEQKQRMIPPILSGAEKMCFAVTEPNTGLDTTKLKTRAVREDGGYRVNGEKIWITNAHVADKMMLLARTTPIEDVQNKTHGLSLFFTKLDRDRIEHRLIPKMGRHAVGSNMLFINDLFIPEEDRIGEEGQGFRIILKGLNPERILLGAEAIGIGRNAIARAARYARERIVFDRPIGMNQGIQHPLAKCWAQLEAANLMVMQAATKFDKGEDCGIEANAGKYLAAEFAFEACHTAMLTLGGMGYAQEYHVERLLREVLIPRTAPVSPHMILNFLAEKVLDLPKSY; encoded by the coding sequence GTGGATTTTGCCTTTACCGACGACCAGCAGAATATTCGCGATGCCGTGCTGGCCCAATGCGGCGCGTTCAGCGACGAATATTGGCTGGCACGCGATCATGACGCCCAATTCCCCGTCGATTTCTACGGCGCGATGGCGCAGGCGGGCTGGCTGGGCGTGGCCATGCCGGAATCGGTCGGCGGCGCTGGCCTTGGCATCACCGAAGCGGCGATCATGATGCAGGCGGTGGCGCAAGCGGGCGGCGGCATGACCGCCGCGTCCACCATTCACGGCCCGGTCTTCAGCCTGGAACCCATCGCCTTGTTTGGCACCGAAGAACAGAAGCAGCGGATGATTCCGCCGATCCTGTCGGGCGCGGAAAAAATGTGCTTTGCCGTCACCGAACCCAATACTGGCCTCGACACGACCAAGCTCAAAACCCGCGCCGTGCGGGAAGATGGCGGCTATCGCGTCAATGGCGAGAAGATCTGGATCACCAACGCCCATGTCGCGGACAAGATGATGCTGCTCGCGCGCACCACCCCGATCGAAGATGTGCAGAACAAGACCCATGGCCTCTCGCTATTCTTCACCAAATTGGATCGCGATAGAATCGAACATCGGCTGATCCCCAAAATGGGCCGCCACGCCGTCGGCTCCAACATGCTGTTCATCAACGATCTTTTCATTCCCGAAGAAGACCGTATCGGCGAAGAGGGGCAGGGCTTCCGCATCATCCTCAAAGGGCTGAACCCCGAACGCATATTGCTGGGGGCCGAAGCGATCGGCATCGGCCGCAACGCCATCGCGCGCGCGGCGCGCTATGCCCGCGAACGCATAGTGTTCGACCGGCCGATCGGTATGAATCAGGGCATACAGCACCCGCTCGCCAAATGCTGGGCGCAACTGGAGGCGGCGAACCTGATGGTGATGCAGGCCGCGACCAAATTCGACAAAGGCGAGGATTGCGGCATCGAAGCGAACGCAGGCAAATATCTCGCCGCCGAATTCGCGTTCGAAGCGTGCCATACCGCCATGTTGACGCTGGGCGGCATGGGCTATGCGCAGGAATATCATGTCGAACGGCTACTGCGCGAAGTGCTGATTCCGCGCACCGCGCCGGTCAGCCCGCACATGATCCTTAACTTTCTCGCCGAAAAAGTGTTGGACTTGCCCAAATCCTACTGA
- a CDS encoding CaiB/BaiF CoA transferase family protein yields the protein MGEPKGHGGPLTGVRVVDLTAMVFGPYATQIMADMGADVIKVEPPGGDQTRFINGGNAPDLGGVFTNVNRGKRSIVLDLTQETDRQVLRGLIATADVFIHSMRGKAIARLGFDYAAVKAIKPDIVYTNCYGYSRRGPEGDKPAYDDTIQAECGIPHLQALMTGKPDFMATIIADKVAGLTGLYATMMALFHRERTGEGQEVEVGMFETMAAFMLTEHASGAMFDPPTGPAHYHRVVARNRKPYATRDGHVAALVYNDKHWNAFIGAVQPEWASEEFDSLPKRAKQIDRVYGLLGGTFAQRTTQEWLDLLESLHIPAAPLRTTDELFENEHLNAIGFFETVETEHGAVRFPGVPTWFSATPGKVAGGAPGLGAHGDEVRGEIGALGDASL from the coding sequence ATGGGCGAGCCGAAGGGGCATGGCGGGCCGCTGACCGGGGTGCGGGTGGTCGATCTGACCGCGATGGTATTTGGTCCCTATGCCACGCAGATCATGGCCGACATGGGCGCGGACGTCATCAAGGTGGAGCCGCCGGGCGGCGACCAGACCCGGTTCATCAATGGCGGCAATGCGCCGGACCTGGGCGGCGTGTTCACCAACGTCAATCGCGGCAAGCGCAGCATCGTGCTGGATTTGACCCAGGAAACGGACAGGCAAGTGCTGCGCGGCCTGATCGCCACTGCCGATGTGTTCATCCATTCGATGCGGGGCAAGGCGATCGCCCGGCTGGGGTTCGATTATGCGGCGGTGAAGGCGATCAAGCCCGACATCGTCTACACCAATTGCTATGGCTATAGCCGTCGCGGGCCGGAGGGGGACAAGCCGGCTTATGACGACACGATCCAGGCCGAATGCGGCATCCCGCATTTGCAGGCGCTGATGACTGGCAAGCCCGATTTCATGGCGACGATCATCGCCGACAAGGTGGCCGGGCTGACCGGACTATACGCCACGATGATGGCGTTGTTCCACCGCGAACGCACCGGCGAGGGACAGGAAGTGGAAGTGGGCATGTTCGAAACGATGGCCGCGTTCATGCTGACCGAACATGCCAGCGGCGCGATGTTCGATCCGCCGACTGGCCCTGCCCATTATCACCGCGTGGTGGCGCGCAACCGCAAGCCCTATGCGACCAGGGACGGCCATGTCGCCGCGCTCGTCTATAATGACAAGCATTGGAACGCCTTCATCGGTGCGGTGCAGCCCGAATGGGCGAGCGAGGAGTTTGACAGCCTGCCCAAGCGGGCGAAACAGATCGACCGGGTCTATGGCTTGCTGGGCGGAACATTCGCGCAGCGGACGACGCAGGAATGGCTGGATTTGCTGGAAAGCCTGCATATTCCCGCCGCGCCATTGCGCACCACCGACGAGCTGTTCGAGAATGAACATCTCAACGCCATCGGCTTTTTCGAGACGGTGGAGACGGAGCATGGCGCGGTGCGCTTTCCGGGGGTTCCGACATGGTTTTCCGCGACGCCGGGGAAGGTCGCGGGCGGTGCGCCGGGGCTGGGCGCGCATGGGGATGAAGTGC